The following nucleotide sequence is from Desulfobacterales bacterium.
GAAGGGGTCGATCTGGTCTGGACCCCCACGCCCGAGATCGCTTACCCACCGGGATATCAGACGCAGGTAACGGTCCATACCATCACCCAAGTGCTGGAAGGCGCTTCACGGCCGGGCCATTTTCAAGGCGTTGCCACCGTGGTGGCCAAACTCTTTAATGTGTTCCAGCCGCATCGCGCGTATTTCGGGCAAAAAGACGCTCAGCAGGTCGCGGTCATTCAACAAATGGTCAAGGATCTTAATTTTAATATTCAAATCATTCCCTGCGCAACCGAGCGGGAAAAGGACGGGCTGGCCATGAGTTCGCGGAATGTCAATCTGACCGAAGCGCACCGAAAGCAGGCGGTTTGCCTGTATCAAGCCCTTACCGCTGCGAAAGCGGCCTGCCTTTCCGGGGAAAAAGATGCCGACAAACTAAAGGAGATCATGGCGCAAGTGATCCATCGAGCGCCCGACGCCCGTATCGACTACCTCAGCGTCGCCCACGCGCAAACGCTTGAAGAGATGACCGTCATCAAGGGCGACGTGTTGCTCTCCATGGCAGTTTTTCTGGGCAATGTACGGTTGATTGATAACATGACGGTGGAAGCCGGTGGCGAATCTACCTAATCCGGCAAAGCCGGATGCTGGGAGGCTGGGAGGCTTGGATGCTGGGATGCTGGGATGCGTAAAAGCCATTTTTCACCTTCGGCGAATATAGACGCAAAAGCGTGCATGTTTCCGGTAAATGGTCTGAACTGCGTATTGCAGGAACCATTACAAAGCCTTCATTCCTCCCACCGGATCGTTTGTTTTTTAAAATCGATCTGGTACCTTGTTCCCTTTAAAAAATTCATCCCCAAAAGCCCCTGGTAAGGCGTGTCCCCCCCTTGATTGTCTATGACACCCGCGTATATATTTTTCTTTCGCACCGGGCCCGCCGCCATATCGCTTAACGAAACGACCGACA
It contains:
- the panC gene encoding pantoate--beta-alanine ligase, with amino-acid sequence MNVFSDIESIRQFRWNEPIQAWGLVPTMGFLHEAHMTLVRRSKAENDRTGVSIFVNPTQFNNPDDLAKYPRNLERDLAMLEKEGVDLVWTPTPEIAYPPGYQTQVTVHTITQVLEGASRPGHFQGVATVVAKLFNVFQPHRAYFGQKDAQQVAVIQQMVKDLNFNIQIIPCATEREKDGLAMSSRNVNLTEAHRKQAVCLYQALTAAKAACLSGEKDADKLKEIMAQVIHRAPDARIDYLSVAHAQTLEEMTVIKGDVLLSMAVFLGNVRLIDNMTVEAGGEST